In Danaus plexippus chromosome 28, MEX_DaPlex, whole genome shotgun sequence, a genomic segment contains:
- the LOC133319785 gene encoding uncharacterized protein LOC133319785, producing the protein MESSFSRHKPCFFHQPKKCVCKTKSNNMKPLESLMTKLYSDLIVKEDDKTAIDRETLRNQDLDNIMYVVSEWLEKIPVFANFTACDRRKQEEMAHRLAKNLSKLKNQKDFVPKAKLEIMEYLNSSPIWQPTELSAKNQFFETLVFDLIQRLNNMFGQEVEQNIAKILSRLPYKEGVDIKKIQEDFISTVKPQILQIPKGDSKFKRIMKPKVLNMLRKLPVQTTVENLHELTDEIVDHLSKLHESSQKHETVNNDEKFKENIMNFCENVPELANINFSDDFYLIDELVNKFKEYENENLNDEDVKEKLTSEVQNWLNDVARTKNIRLNSDTKNQLSIKMLEHVLGTDYNEDENKFSDFTSSQVFLEPLQKWFFKIPQFEGGYIAENRKDLAKLAKDLKEIHSRKLSKESTNANMKNLIYEWLQNKFVEKGKHVESKDLDNLVNNILSDLTENLKRSQKTEEEDSHLDQDKDIMKLLNKFNNIRRSFDSTTQINDAVSEFIQSLSENVGVDVDEGDVKLLKDKLFARWRQTSKKRKRWDKLKESYPTIQSKIKDVLKEYPNSLGNSNFDNIGDKIFDAITKNIKENSLLNLDDLNYEIKNVLRQETELMKSDQEDLANRIFAKLQKVLPQEVFRKSREFGSDMETSAENSLEPKKKLKKQKSPRSSSIEDGDEKYKIQYGRKMNFQAGDVQKHPKHSKTLSTIYQSSHSDLNVQNSIDYSGTSYKNRGDKKSLAFNKNKNIRSSTPISTKTQNKTAYVATDSSTENFTESSGKKTLVRELSEATKYYTRIKNIAMDWLKNNELINTADLNSDEIVSSIASDFVERQKYLQLSGKEYSENDELEHLKYQIFRKINKMTSYDKIPQILSEINGLHSLMRKVSTPKLVMSEKSKLDNSNIDHDSMFNVIKEWLNSISPKLLKDSNIKNKLNLAKKIANKLENIEKDGSHDYEMQKEILIWLQNILNIDVDKTSHDRTESAQTQPNDLTSTKILEQKSSTDVDETILESILKWIKNTSFHKVASPEEKDLQKNLALFLATNLKNILKDTNINDDERNDLLMEEVQKYLKTIINEDKFKNNTYCTKAATELINNIKKKLIAENKLPETITESNNEDSFIENENLIRQIVTSWCDSLPIHLGHDAKSKEEAEKLKQEIAKQILENSNILNLDSTGSDIPLNVMISDEIDKIFYKVPMNRELEKSLPVLKSILIDKIVKAKTETNIDNKNGLQDTLTETLQEIENVSDLDSSSFVLLKEKLVNAFLDLHYDECVDDAFRDKLKYELGNVVHNFCHEYLQRNPSMPLDTDQLRHNLSDTLKKALKIRRSDRIKKSSTHSVTQFLPSSSLSPKDKDHLERIRKRVTSYHQKDSIVIPTRGLCCHSKDIEIQTDLEVTVEEYTQTSKTLLTETGSFNREIFPQVVIKEYYWDSNGSKQSLQMFGPPEVSTPKSMPKMKETRNSQNQTEVKLINKYRKVHISQQFPDTKTVTETTSTCGPRCQNVPMLPPLRELIDRQQQRENISEQRSCNRNKNGSLNNNINGTCWWEQPGILEHPRHGSGRRTLEDSVTLPDDRIVLRRRMCFTADNRSKEHTCCDRNASWRLRPNTCRVPNRCSNKARHCSKCSGGVCPHPSLAFFSKEF; encoded by the coding sequence atGGAATCATCTTTTTCAAGACACAAGCCATGTTTCTTCCACCAACCAAAGAAATGTGTTTGTAAAACGAAATCGAATAATATGAAACCTTTAGAGAGCCTCATGACTAAACTTTATTCTGATTTGATTGTTAAAGAAGATGATAAAACAGCGATCGATAGAGAAACTTTGAGAAATCAAgatttagataatattatgtacGTAGTGTCGGAATGGTTAGAAAAAATACCAGTGTTCGCTAACTTTACTGCTTGTGATAGGAGGAAACAGGAAGAAATGGCTCACAGATTAGCAAAAAAcctaagtaaattaaaaaatcaaaaagattTTGTTCCAAAGGCTAAGTTAGAAATAATGGAGTACCTCAATTCTTCACCTATTTGGCAACCTACTGAATTATCGGCGAAAAATCAGTTCTTTGAAACCCTTGTTTTCGATCTAATCCAGaggttaaataatatgtttggtCAAGAAGTAGAACAGAATATAGCTAAAATATTGTCACGTTTACCCTACAAAGAAGgtgttgatattaaaaaaatacaggaaGATTTTATAAGTACAGTCAAACcacaaattttacaaataccaAAAGGtgatagtaaatttaaaagaattatgaaGCCAAAGGTTTTGAATATGCTTAGAAAATTACCAGTTCAAACTACAGTCGAAAATTTACATGAATTAACTGACGAGATTGTCGACCATTTATCAAAACTTCACGAGAGTTCTCAAAAACACGAGACAGTTAATAacgatgaaaaatttaaagaaaatattatgaatttctgTGAGAATGTGCCAGAATTAGCGAACATTAATTTTTCTGATGATTTCTATTTGATAGATGagcttgtaaataaatttaaagaatacgAAAATGAAAATCTTAACGATGAagatgtaaaagaaaaattgacGAGTGAAGTTCAAAACTGGTTGAATGATGTGGCCCGAACAAAGAATATACGATTAAACTCTGACACCAAAAATCAACTTAGCATTAAAATGCTGGAGCATGTTTTGGGCACAGATTATAATGaggatgaaaataaattttcggaTTTCACTAGCAGCCAAGTATTTTTAGAGCCTTTGCaaaaatggttttttaaaatacctcAATTCGAAGGCGGCTATATTGCGGAAAATAGAAAAGACCTTGCTAAGTTGGCCAAGGATCTAAAAGAAATTCATTCTCGTAAACTGTCTAAAGAAAGTACTAATGCAAATATGAAGAACTTAATATATGAATGGTTACAAAATAAGTTCGTAGAGAAAGGAAAACATGTAGAGTCGAAAGATTTGGATAATCTTGTCAATAACATATTATCAGATTTAACAGAAAATCTTAAAAGAAGCCAGAAAACAGAGGAGGAAGATAGCCATTTAGATCAAGATAAggatattatgaaattattaaataaatttaacaatattcgCAGATCGTTTGACAGCACAACTCAAATAAATGATGCTGTATCAGAATTCATACAGTCCTTATCAGAGAATGTCGGTGTAGATGTTGACGAAGGGGATGTGAAATTGTTGAAAGATAAATTGTTCGCACGATGGAGGCAGACTTCTAAAAAGAGGAAGCGTTGGGATAAACTTAAAGAGTCATATCCAACAATACAATCTAAAATCAAAGatgtattaaaagaatatcCGAACAGTTTAGGAAATAGCAATTTCGATAATATTGGAGATAAAATTTTCGAcgcaataacaaaaaatattaaagaaaacagtTTACTCAATTTGGATGACTtaaattacgaaataaaaaatgtcctCAGACAAGAAACAGAATTAATGAAATCTGATCAAGAAGATTTGGCAAATCGAATATTTGCTAAATTACAAAAAGTCCTTCCTCAAGAAGTGTTTCGGAAATCCCGTGAATTCGGATCGGATATGGAAACATCAGCTGAGAATAGCTTAGAACCAAAGAAAAAGCtgaagaaacaaaaaagtCCTAGAAGTTCAAGTATTGAAGACGGTgatgagaaatataaaattcaatacgGTCGTAAGATGAATTTTCAAGCGGGTGATGTGCAAAAACATCCGAAGCATTCTAAAACATTGTCAACCATTTATCAAAGCAGTCATTCAGATCTGAATGTCCAAAATAGTATAGATTATTCTGGCACTAGCTATAAAAATCGTGgagataaaaaatctttagcattcaacaaaaataaaaacatccgTTCTTCAACACCTATATCTACTAAGACGCAGAATAAAACAGCATATGTTGCTACTGATTCATCTACCGAAAATTTCACAGAGAGCTCAGGAAAAAAGACTCTGGTTAGAGAATTATCAGAAGcaactaaatattataccaGGATTAAGAATATTGCAATGGACTGGCTTAAAAATAACGAACTGATCAATACGGCTGATCTGAATTCCGATGAAATAGTCAGCAGCATAGCGTCTGACTTCGTGGAACgacagaaatatttacaactatCGGGAAAAGAATATTCCGAGAATGACGAACTCGaacatttgaaatatcaaatatttaggaaaataaataaaatgaccaGCTATGATAAGATTCCGCAAATTTTGTCCGAAATAAATGGTCTTCATAGTCTTATGAGGAAAGTCAGCACTCCGAAATTGGTGATGTCTGAAAAATCCAAGCTAGACAATTCAAATATAGATCACGACAGCATGTTCAACGTAATAAAGGAGTGGCTGAACAGTATTTCTCCAAAGTTATTAAAGGacagtaacattaaaaataagttgaatttagcaaaaaaaattgctaacaagttagaaaatattgaaaaggaTGGTAGTCATGATTACGAAAtgcaaaaggaaatattaatatggctgcagaatattttgaatattgatGTGGATAAAACATCTCATGACCGAACCGAAAGTGCTCAGACTCAACCTAACGACTTGACTTCTACCAAAATATTAGAACAAAAATCTAGTACAGATGTTGATGAAACTATTTTAGAgtctatattaaaatggatAAAAAACACTTCGTTTCATAAAGTCGCCTCTCCAGAAGAAAAagatttgcaaaaaaatttagCATTATTTTTGGCTacaaatctaaaaaatattttaaaagacacGAATATTAACGATGACGAGAGAAATGACCTTTTAATGGAAGAagtccaaaaatatttgaaaactattataaatgaggataaatttaaaaataatacctattGTACGAAAGCTGCAACTgaacttattaataatataaagaagaaGTTAATTgcagaaaataaattaccagAGACAATCACGGAATCCAATAATGAggatagttttattgaaaatgaaaatttaatacgaCAAATCGTAACTTCATGGTGTGATAGTCTTCCAATTCATTTAGGACACGACGCTAAAAGCAAAGAAGAGGCAGAAAAACTGAAACAGGAGATAGCGAAACAAATTTTAgagaattcaaatatattgaatctTGATAGCACAGGTTCCGATATCCCATTGAATGTCATGATATCGgatgaaattgataaaatattttataaagtgcCCATGAATAGAGAATTAGAGAAAAGCTTACCCGTTTTGAAATCCATCTTGATAGACAAAATAGTAAAGGCAAAAACTGAAactaatatagataataaaaatggatTACAGGATACACTTACTGAAACCCTCCaagaaatagaaaatgtttcagACCTAGACAGCTCATCGTTTGTTTTACTAAAAGAAAAGTTGGTTAACGCATTTTTAGATCTGCATTATGACGAATGTGTTGACGATGCATTTcgggataaattaaaatatgaattggGAAATGTAGTTCATAATTTTTGTCACGAATATCTGCAACGTAATCCATCCATGCCGCTAGACACAGACCAGCTGCGACACAATTTGTCTGATACCTTGAAGAAGGCCTTGAAAATAAGACGCAGTGATAGGATTAAAAAGTCCTCTACACACTCAGTAACTCAATTCTTACCAAGTTCATCTTTAAGTCCTAAAGACAAAGATCATTTAGAAAGAATACGAAAAAGAGTCACTAGTTACCATCAAAAAGATAGTATTGTGATTCCAACAAGGGGTTTGTGTTGTCATTCAAAAGATATAGAAATACAAACTGATCTTGAAGTTACCGTGGAAGAATACACACAGACGTCAAAAACATTGTTGACTGAGACCGGAAGTTTTAATAGAGAAATATTCCCGCAAGTTGTTATCAAAGAATATTACTGGGATTCAAATGGATCAAAGCAAAGCTTACAAATGTTTGGACCACCAGAAGTGTCGACCCCCAAAAGCATGCCTAAGATGAAAGAAACGAGGAATTCTCAAAACCAAACTGAGGTAAAGCTGATTAATAAGTACAGAAAAGTGCACATTTCACAGCAATTCCCAGATACAAAGACTGTTACAGAAACAACGTCGACATGTGGACCTAGATGTCAAAATGTTCCAATGCTGCCACCACTTAGAGAGTTGATAGACAGACAGCAACAAAGAGAGAATATTTCGGAACAACGAAGTTGCAACAGGAACAAGAATggatctttaaataataatataaacgggACGTGCTGGTGGGAACAGCCAGGCATCCTTGAACACCCCAGACACGGTAGTGGGAGGCGAACTTTAGAAGATTCCGTAACATTACCAGATGATAGAATAGTTTTAAGAAGGAGAATGTGCTTTACTGCGGACAATAGAAGTAAAGAGCATACGTGTTGTGATCGCAACGCAAGTTGGAGATTAAGACCGAACACATGTAGGGTACCGAATAGATGCAGTAATAAAGCAAGACATTGTTCAAAATGTTCAGGAGGTGTCTGCCCACATCCAAGCCTCGCGTTCTTTTCgaaagaattttaa